In the Flagellimonas sp. MMG031 genome, one interval contains:
- the wecC gene encoding UDP-N-acetyl-D-mannosamine dehydrogenase — protein sequence MKIKKSSPDVVMMGLGYIGLPTAALIAKSGKYVHGVDINQNVVDTINSGKVHIVEPELDAAVAFAVNEGNLVADTKPVNARTYIIVVPTPFKDKNEPDTSFVEAATVAILPLLEEGDLYIIESTSPVGTTEKMTGLIYSKRPELKNKLYVAYCPERVLPGNVMHELVHNDRVIGGIDNASTQKALSFYQQFVKGELHKTNARTAEMCKLVENSSRDVQIAFANELSLICDKADINVWELINLTNKHPRVNILQPGCGVGGHCIAVDPYFIVADYPMESKIIGTAREINNYKSFWCAEKIKNTKLEFQLKHGRKPRIALMGLAFKPNIDDLRESPAKYIVQKVLQDSNDEEYFIVEPNIASHNVFKLTDYNVAAEQADIVVFLVGHKQFFELELDKGKVVLDFCGIVRQ from the coding sequence ATGAAAATCAAAAAAAGCTCTCCAGATGTAGTAATGATGGGACTTGGATATATCGGACTCCCAACAGCTGCCTTGATTGCCAAAAGCGGTAAATATGTTCACGGTGTTGATATAAACCAAAATGTGGTGGACACCATAAATTCAGGTAAGGTTCATATTGTTGAACCTGAATTAGATGCTGCGGTTGCTTTTGCAGTTAATGAGGGTAACCTTGTCGCAGATACTAAACCAGTGAATGCAAGAACATACATTATAGTTGTTCCAACACCTTTTAAGGACAAGAATGAGCCAGACACCTCCTTTGTTGAAGCCGCCACAGTGGCCATACTGCCATTACTTGAAGAAGGTGACCTCTATATTATAGAATCAACATCACCCGTTGGTACTACCGAAAAAATGACGGGACTTATCTACTCCAAACGACCCGAACTAAAGAATAAGTTATATGTAGCTTATTGCCCTGAACGGGTTTTGCCAGGGAACGTAATGCATGAATTGGTACATAACGACCGAGTAATAGGAGGTATTGATAATGCTTCAACACAAAAGGCATTATCTTTTTACCAACAATTTGTAAAAGGAGAACTGCACAAAACCAACGCCAGAACGGCAGAAATGTGCAAATTGGTCGAAAATTCATCAAGGGACGTGCAGATTGCTTTTGCGAATGAGCTGTCCTTAATCTGTGACAAGGCCGATATCAATGTATGGGAGCTTATTAATTTGACAAACAAGCATCCCAGAGTCAACATCTTACAGCCAGGGTGTGGGGTAGGAGGACATTGTATTGCAGTAGACCCGTATTTTATTGTTGCCGATTACCCTATGGAATCAAAAATTATTGGGACTGCTCGGGAAATCAACAACTACAAATCGTTTTGGTGCGCAGAAAAAATAAAAAACACGAAGCTGGAGTTTCAGTTAAAACACGGCCGCAAACCACGTATAGCACTTATGGGATTGGCTTTTAAACCGAATATAGATGATTTAAGAGAATCACCTGCAAAGTACATAGTACAAAAGGTTTTACAAGACTCCAATGATGAGGAGTATTTTATCGTAGAACCTAACATAGCTTCCCATAATGTTTTTAAATTGACAGATTACAATGTGGCAGCAGAGCAGGCAGATATTGTTGTTTTTTTGGTGGGCCACAAGCAATTTTTTGAATTGGAATTAGATAAGGGAAAAGTAGTATTGGACTTTTGCGGTATTGTCAGACAATAA
- a CDS encoding LysM peptidoglycan-binding domain-containing protein encodes MNQRLKIAVFAAMLSLAPYLSAQQDSTQEEEKDSIMLQEEEEGVIAVSNIKIDGQLMALETHEDGKFKLRDLEEAWRYDSLWLNELHSNAELFSDMLLEVQNGPGQDSIFVVDLPTDTLKARLARMNEKTPFNITYNSSLESVIKSFLTRRRDLMQRMMTASQFYFPLFEQELDNQNIPLEIKYLAIVESALNPKAMSRVGAKGLWQFMYSTGKMYGLDVSSYVDERHDPIMATKAASKYLSRLYDIFGDWDLALAAYNSGPGNVNKAIRRSGGYENYWNIRPFLPRETAGYLPAFLATMYIFEYAEEHGLQYKKAERPYFETDTIHVKNLITFDQISKLVDISNEELEMLNPAYKLNIIPKVEGKNYALRLPKSKIGKFVANEEEIYAFVKKELDSLEKPLPSMITAQDQIRYRVKSGDYLGKIAERYGVGVSQIKRWNGLRSNNLRVGQRLTIFPRKPYVAESSSKSSASKSSNTVANGAKVHTVQSGDSLWTISKKYPGVTIENLREWNGIRGNNLKPGTKLKLCDCSS; translated from the coding sequence ATGAACCAAAGATTGAAAATAGCTGTATTTGCGGCCATGCTGTCCCTAGCGCCTTATTTGAGTGCGCAACAGGATAGTACGCAAGAGGAGGAGAAGGATTCCATAATGCTCCAAGAAGAGGAAGAAGGGGTCATTGCTGTATCCAACATTAAGATTGACGGGCAGCTCATGGCATTGGAAACCCACGAAGATGGTAAGTTTAAGCTACGGGACCTGGAAGAGGCTTGGCGATACGACAGCCTTTGGCTGAACGAACTCCATAGCAATGCCGAGCTGTTCAGCGATATGCTTTTGGAGGTTCAAAACGGGCCGGGGCAAGATTCCATTTTTGTGGTGGACCTACCAACCGACACCCTCAAGGCCAGATTGGCCAGAATGAACGAGAAAACACCGTTCAACATTACGTATAATTCTTCTTTGGAAAGCGTTATCAAATCGTTTTTGACTCGCAGAAGGGATTTGATGCAACGGATGATGACAGCCAGCCAATTTTACTTTCCCTTGTTCGAGCAGGAACTGGACAATCAAAACATCCCATTGGAAATTAAATATTTGGCAATTGTTGAATCTGCCCTTAATCCAAAAGCCATGTCCAGAGTGGGAGCAAAGGGATTGTGGCAGTTTATGTACAGCACCGGAAAAATGTACGGTTTGGATGTAAGCAGTTATGTAGACGAGAGGCACGACCCGATTATGGCAACCAAAGCGGCCAGCAAATACCTAAGCCGATTGTATGATATTTTCGGAGATTGGGATTTGGCTTTGGCAGCCTATAATTCCGGACCCGGAAATGTGAACAAAGCCATCCGACGTTCGGGCGGTTACGAGAATTATTGGAACATTAGACCATTTCTTCCACGTGAAACAGCAGGATATCTTCCGGCGTTTTTGGCGACCATGTACATTTTTGAGTATGCCGAAGAGCATGGCCTGCAATACAAAAAGGCGGAGCGTCCCTATTTTGAAACGGATACCATCCATGTCAAAAACTTGATCACTTTTGACCAAATCTCCAAATTGGTCGATATCAGCAACGAGGAATTGGAAATGTTGAACCCGGCCTACAAGCTCAATATCATACCCAAAGTGGAAGGGAAGAATTACGCCTTGCGACTGCCCAAATCCAAAATTGGAAAGTTTGTGGCCAACGAGGAGGAAATTTATGCCTTCGTTAAAAAGGAACTGGACTCTTTGGAGAAGCCGTTACCGAGCATGATTACCGCACAAGACCAGATCAGATATCGCGTAAAAAGTGGTGATTATTTGGGCAAAATTGCAGAACGCTACGGGGTTGGAGTCAGCCAGATCAAACGATGGAACGGTCTTAGAAGCAACAATTTGAGAGTAGGGCAACGCTTGACCATTTTTCCGAGAAAACCTTATGTTGCCGAATCAAGCTCCAAGAGCAGTGCGTCCAAGTCTTCAAACACCGTTGCCAACGGGGCAAAGGTCCATACGGTGCAGTCTGGAGATTCACTTTGGACGATTTCCAAAAAATATCCAGGAGTTACCATAGAAAATTTACGAGAATGGAACGGTATTAGAGGTAATAACCTAAAACCGGGCACAAAACTTAAATTGTGTGATTGTTCTTCGTAA
- a CDS encoding M23 family metallopeptidase has protein sequence MAKDKKKRKEIRRKLLHKYRLVILNESTFEEKISFKLNRLNVFVTGTLFIIVLIGVTTLIIAFTPLREYIPGYSSTKLKRQATELTYKTDSLVTVLNYTNRYLDNVRKVLRGDIENNQTNRDSLFEQYKLDPASVDLTPIREDLLLREEVELEDKYNLFERDIENLGTLFFSPVNGTLSQGFDQKTKHYAVDLVAPRDTPVKAIADGTVLFAEWTTETGYVIIIEHQEGITSVYKHNGSLSKSQGDLVRAGEVIASIGNTGELTTGPHLHFELWRKGKPVDPQNYIDFN, from the coding sequence ATGGCAAAGGACAAAAAGAAAAGAAAAGAGATCAGGCGTAAGCTGCTGCACAAGTACCGCTTGGTGATCTTGAATGAAAGCACCTTTGAGGAAAAGATATCCTTTAAGCTGAACCGGTTGAACGTTTTTGTGACCGGCACCCTTTTCATTATTGTACTGATTGGAGTCACCACATTGATCATTGCCTTTACCCCACTACGAGAATACATTCCAGGTTACTCATCCACCAAATTGAAGCGACAGGCCACTGAACTTACCTATAAAACGGACTCTTTGGTCACTGTGCTAAATTATACCAACAGGTATTTGGACAATGTGCGAAAGGTCTTGCGCGGCGATATCGAGAACAATCAGACTAACCGAGACTCCCTTTTTGAACAATATAAGTTAGATCCAGCATCGGTAGATCTCACCCCAATACGGGAAGATCTGCTCTTAAGGGAAGAGGTGGAACTGGAAGACAAATACAATCTTTTTGAGCGAGACATCGAGAACTTGGGTACGCTTTTCTTTTCGCCGGTCAACGGCACCCTGTCCCAAGGGTTTGATCAAAAGACAAAGCATTATGCGGTAGATTTGGTGGCGCCCAGGGACACCCCTGTCAAGGCAATTGCCGATGGTACTGTATTGTTTGCAGAGTGGACCACCGAAACAGGATATGTCATTATTATTGAGCACCAAGAAGGAATTACCTCGGTTTACAAACACAATGGCTCTTTGAGCAAGTCCCAAGGAGATTTAGTAAGAGCTGGGGAAGTGATCGCATCCATCGGAAATACGGGGGAACTCACCACAGGCCCACATCTTCACTTTGAACTCTGGAGAAAAGGGAAACCGGTAGACCCGCAGAACTATATTGATTTTAACTAA
- the rfbD gene encoding dTDP-4-dehydrorhamnose reductase: MVSVLVTGSNGQLGLTFQDLTLHFPQLSFDFKPMDALDITQREQIVEVFEKGKCDFCINCAAFTNVEAAESNAEEAFKVNAEAVKDLAQICKQHGVVLIHVSTDYVFDGEKKDAYTVEDNPNPINEYGKSKLAGEKLIQEWQPEHYIVRTSWLYSKRHGHNFYKTILKKALAGEELRVTNAQKGRPTNTEALAHFILNEIVLGNKPFGTYHFADGDPMTWYEFAEQILKENKLFERVALTVDNEYQTLAKRPKNSVLS; the protein is encoded by the coding sequence ATGGTTAGCGTTTTAGTAACAGGTTCCAATGGGCAACTCGGACTTACTTTTCAAGACCTAACCTTGCATTTTCCACAACTCTCCTTTGATTTTAAACCTATGGATGCCCTCGACATTACGCAAAGAGAGCAAATCGTCGAAGTATTTGAAAAAGGGAAGTGCGACTTTTGCATCAACTGTGCTGCCTTTACCAACGTGGAGGCCGCAGAAAGTAACGCCGAAGAAGCTTTTAAGGTCAATGCGGAAGCTGTGAAAGATTTGGCTCAGATTTGTAAGCAGCATGGCGTGGTTTTGATCCATGTATCAACCGACTATGTTTTTGACGGGGAAAAGAAGGATGCTTACACGGTGGAAGACAACCCCAATCCTATAAATGAGTATGGGAAATCCAAACTGGCGGGAGAAAAATTGATTCAAGAATGGCAACCCGAACACTACATTGTCCGCACGTCTTGGTTGTATAGCAAGAGACATGGACACAACTTTTATAAAACCATTCTTAAAAAAGCACTGGCGGGAGAAGAGCTTCGGGTTACCAATGCCCAAAAGGGGCGCCCCACGAACACGGAGGCATTGGCCCATTTTATTTTGAACGAAATTGTATTGGGCAATAAGCCCTTTGGAACCTATCACTTCGCAGATGGTGATCCGATGACTTGGTATGAATTTGCGGAGCAAATATTGAAGGAAAACAAACTTTTCGAAAGAGTGGCATTGACCGTTGACAATGAATATCAAACACTTGCCAAAAGACCAAAAAACAGTGTTTTATCTTAA
- a CDS encoding DUF4837 family protein, giving the protein MKKLGTLLLAISLLALSACKNSGSKEKFLPPSTGGINSLMVIMDTELWRGPVGEKIRDEFAAQIIGLPQIEPLFTLTQVPPKVFKGTTTHARSILYVEQDSTSLAHIKDDAYAKPQKVAVVTGPTEEVMIRNLDSLADRAIKEFKSNEIAEAQRRFERSLSKDEALEEEFGIKLNVPSLYKVGKREDNFVWMDIQIPKGTMNVIAYEMPWDYFSNDSTFVDDIVRMRDSIGEKYIPGPYENTFMITEKAFSPYVFPAEIGGKKAAEVKGVWEISGYPMAGPFLTYIINDKENDRKMVIEGFTFAPSEAKRDYMFELEAILKTIEFLPSKDTSD; this is encoded by the coding sequence ATGAAAAAATTAGGAACACTACTGCTTGCCATCTCATTGTTGGCGTTATCAGCCTGTAAGAACTCAGGCTCCAAAGAAAAATTTTTACCACCCTCTACCGGGGGAATCAACTCGCTGATGGTCATCATGGACACCGAGCTCTGGAGAGGGCCGGTCGGGGAAAAGATACGTGACGAATTTGCGGCACAGATTATCGGGTTGCCCCAAATAGAGCCATTGTTTACCCTCACCCAAGTGCCTCCAAAGGTTTTTAAGGGAACTACCACACATGCGAGATCTATTCTCTACGTGGAGCAGGATTCCACCTCTTTGGCCCATATTAAGGACGACGCCTATGCAAAGCCCCAAAAGGTAGCGGTGGTCACTGGCCCTACCGAAGAGGTCATGATCAGGAATTTGGATTCCCTGGCCGACAGAGCGATAAAGGAGTTCAAATCCAACGAAATTGCAGAGGCCCAGCGAAGGTTTGAGCGTTCCTTGAGTAAAGATGAGGCATTGGAAGAGGAGTTTGGCATAAAACTAAACGTGCCATCGTTGTATAAGGTGGGCAAAAGAGAAGATAATTTTGTGTGGATGGACATTCAGATTCCGAAGGGCACCATGAATGTAATTGCTTATGAAATGCCTTGGGATTACTTCAGCAACGATTCCACGTTTGTGGACGATATCGTTCGGATGAGGGATTCCATTGGCGAAAAGTATATTCCAGGCCCGTATGAAAATACCTTTATGATTACCGAAAAGGCCTTTTCGCCCTATGTGTTTCCTGCGGAGATTGGCGGCAAAAAAGCGGCCGAGGTGAAAGGGGTTTGGGAAATAAGCGGTTATCCGATGGCGGGACCGTTTTTGACCTATATCATCAATGACAAGGAAAATGACAGAAAAATGGTCATCGAAGGGTTTACCTTTGCACCATCCGAAGCCAAAAGGGACTACATGTTCGAACTGGAAGCCATTTTAAAGACCATTGAGTTTTTACCATCAAAAGACACGTCCGATTAG
- the rfbC gene encoding dTDP-4-dehydrorhamnose 3,5-epimerase — translation MQAKETILKGCYILEPTIFKDDRGYFFESYNHRAFCEAIGSNVNFVQDNQSYSKKGVLRGLHFQKDNYAQAKLVSVIQGIIQDVVVDLRKDSPTFGEYLSIELSAENKKRIFVPRGFAHGFLTLSDSAVVIYKCDNYYNKASEGIIRYDNKNLGIKWNLESNQLLLSDKDMNAEHSDRYLK, via the coding sequence ATGCAAGCTAAGGAAACTATATTAAAGGGCTGCTATATTTTAGAGCCCACCATTTTTAAGGATGACCGTGGATATTTTTTTGAAAGTTACAATCATAGAGCTTTTTGTGAGGCAATAGGCAGTAATGTCAACTTTGTCCAGGACAACCAGTCTTATTCCAAAAAAGGAGTGTTGAGGGGGTTGCATTTTCAGAAGGATAATTATGCACAAGCCAAACTAGTTTCGGTAATCCAAGGAATTATACAAGATGTAGTTGTTGATTTACGTAAAGATTCTCCTACCTTTGGCGAATACTTGTCGATTGAATTAAGTGCTGAAAATAAAAAGCGAATATTTGTGCCAAGGGGTTTTGCCCATGGCTTTTTAACATTGAGCGATTCGGCCGTTGTAATTTATAAATGCGATAATTATTACAATAAGGCCTCTGAAGGCATAATCAGATACGACAATAAAAATTTGGGCATAAAATGGAACTTGGAAAGCAATCAGTTATTGCTGTCTGACAAAGATATGAATGCAGAGCATTCCGACCGTTATTTAAAATAA
- a CDS encoding OmpA family protein — protein MKKLTLLFFFLGCLGIYAQDLAVSSNDAAIPLYTNSISESNANNGDVVKHVDGLSDKKLAKYLRKGGVADKLIEKANEYYDKMWYAESARIYDMVLEKTDAKHTSSLLSKAGDSHYFIGNLEKAYKWYNELYQLFSDDVSDETVFKYTQTLKGTGKYRRAAAITKILRQKREEPLKELQNQNDSNWEDAYTVKIKNLGINSPYSDFSPMFHGNGIVYSSAKDSSIFITRRYKWTNQPFLDIYEAKRKNDEGDLTQPKKFSKSINSKYHEASMAFSPDNETIYFTRNNYGKRLKRGKNGINHLKIYRSRLVNGEWSKAEELPFNSADYSTGHPTVSPDGTKMYFVSDRPGGFGETDIYVVDIYPDGGFSEPKNLGRTINTAAKEMFPYITENTLYFSSNRPMGFGGLDIYKSEGVDDMFSIGVNLGKPINSSRDDFSYIIDAAGEKGYFASNRKGGRGDDDIYSFVLEANLNAITGFVAEAETEEALERVHIALFSATGALLFETMADTTGGYSFKNLSSNTDYTVVAQKEGYINDSLQVRTKENEGISVSQYLRQLKRTEPSTVAEMFEPSNVYFEFDSSEITTRSAEELDKLVAVLKENEGLSLKIASHTDARGPAAYNRLLSDRRAKSTKQYIVSQGVDPSRIISAVGYGEERLLNPCSDGVPCSPTQHRLNRRSEFILISE, from the coding sequence ATGAAAAAACTGACCTTGCTATTTTTCTTTCTCGGTTGTTTGGGAATATATGCCCAAGACCTTGCTGTGTCTTCAAATGATGCAGCTATTCCTTTGTATACAAACAGCATTAGCGAATCTAACGCCAATAATGGAGATGTTGTAAAACACGTTGATGGCCTAAGCGACAAAAAGCTGGCCAAATACCTTCGCAAGGGTGGTGTTGCGGATAAACTTATCGAAAAGGCCAACGAGTACTACGACAAAATGTGGTATGCCGAGTCGGCGCGCATTTATGATATGGTGCTTGAAAAAACGGACGCAAAACACACCTCATCCCTACTATCAAAAGCCGGTGACTCCCATTATTTTATCGGGAACCTTGAGAAGGCCTACAAATGGTACAATGAACTTTATCAATTGTTTTCCGATGATGTGTCCGACGAAACTGTTTTCAAATACACCCAAACCTTAAAGGGAACTGGCAAATACCGAAGAGCGGCGGCAATCACCAAGATTTTACGCCAAAAGAGGGAAGAGCCTTTAAAGGAACTCCAAAATCAAAATGACTCCAATTGGGAGGATGCCTACACGGTCAAAATCAAGAATTTGGGAATCAACTCTCCCTATTCGGATTTTTCTCCCATGTTTCATGGTAACGGTATTGTTTACTCCTCCGCCAAAGATTCATCCATTTTTATCACACGCCGGTACAAATGGACCAACCAACCCTTTTTGGATATTTACGAGGCCAAGCGAAAGAATGATGAAGGAGACCTGACACAACCCAAGAAGTTCTCCAAAAGCATCAACAGCAAATACCATGAGGCTTCAATGGCCTTTTCTCCCGATAACGAAACCATTTATTTCACACGAAACAACTACGGAAAAAGATTGAAGCGAGGGAAAAATGGTATCAATCACTTAAAGATTTATCGCTCCCGATTGGTGAACGGGGAGTGGTCCAAGGCCGAAGAGCTACCGTTTAACAGCGCAGATTATTCCACCGGGCACCCCACCGTTAGTCCAGATGGCACTAAAATGTATTTCGTTTCCGATAGACCTGGCGGTTTTGGCGAAACGGATATTTATGTGGTGGACATCTATCCCGATGGCGGCTTTTCAGAGCCCAAAAACTTGGGTAGGACCATCAACACTGCGGCAAAGGAAATGTTCCCGTACATCACCGAAAACACCCTTTATTTTTCCTCCAATAGGCCCATGGGCTTTGGAGGGCTAGACATATATAAGTCAGAGGGCGTGGACGATATGTTTAGCATTGGGGTCAATTTGGGCAAACCCATTAACAGTAGTAGGGATGATTTCTCCTATATTATTGATGCTGCGGGCGAGAAAGGATATTTTGCTTCCAACAGAAAAGGAGGGAGGGGCGACGACGACATTTATTCCTTTGTTCTTGAAGCCAACCTCAACGCCATCACGGGCTTTGTTGCAGAAGCGGAGACCGAGGAGGCTCTTGAGCGGGTACATATTGCATTGTTTAGTGCTACTGGCGCCCTGCTTTTTGAAACCATGGCCGATACCACGGGAGGTTATAGCTTTAAAAACTTAAGTTCCAATACAGATTATACCGTGGTGGCCCAAAAAGAGGGCTATATCAACGATAGTTTACAAGTACGCACCAAGGAAAACGAAGGTATTTCCGTTTCGCAATACTTGCGCCAATTGAAACGAACAGAGCCTAGTACCGTTGCGGAGATGTTTGAGCCAAGCAATGTTTATTTTGAGTTTGACAGTTCGGAAATTACTACGCGTTCAGCGGAAGAGCTGGATAAACTGGTTGCAGTGCTCAAAGAAAACGAAGGTCTCTCCCTAAAGATAGCTTCCCATACAGACGCAAGAGGCCCTGCGGCCTACAACAGGCTTCTATCGGACCGAAGGGCAAAATCTACCAAACAATATATTGTATCCCAAGGCGTGGACCCGTCCAGAATTATAAGTGCCGTAGGATATGGTGAAGAAAGGTTGCTCAACCCCTGTTCCGATGGGGTTCCCTGCTCTCCCACACAACACCGTTTGAACAGAAGGTCGGAATTCATACTGATTTCCGAATAA
- the tatA gene encoding twin-arginine translocase TatA/TatE family subunit, whose amino-acid sequence MIAQTIFLGMLGPWQIVLIVAVVVLLFGGRKIPELMRGLGSGIKEFKDATKEDDKLEGESKESKS is encoded by the coding sequence ATGATTGCTCAAACAATATTTCTTGGTATGTTAGGCCCTTGGCAGATTGTATTGATCGTTGCCGTGGTGGTTTTGCTTTTTGGAGGCAGAAAGATTCCAGAGTTGATGAGAGGCTTGGGAAGTGGAATTAAAGAATTCAAGGACGCTACCAAGGAAGACGATAAGTTGGAAGGCGAAAGCAAAGAATCCAAGTCCTAA
- a CDS encoding DUF6747 family protein, with product MKKLLLVKEIYIEGFRNLGHFLVEKYFKIFAWFSFVMFFVVLYAFVYRIATGFAFD from the coding sequence ATGAAAAAATTACTACTCGTTAAGGAAATATATATTGAAGGCTTCCGAAACTTGGGCCACTTTTTGGTGGAGAAATATTTCAAGATATTCGCCTGGTTTAGTTTCGTGATGTTCTTTGTGGTACTTTATGCCTTCGTATATCGAATTGCCACTGGCTTTGCATTTGATTAA
- a CDS encoding GH3 auxin-responsive promoter family protein, protein MSLKAFAAKIFANRIAKKTNKWVNRPVHTQQKVFNELVAKGKQTLFGKDHHFETINSHQDFVERVPIRDYEDLKGYVQQIIDGKTDVLWPGKPIYFAKTSGTTSGAKYIPITKPSIKNQVEASRNAILNYIHETGNADFVDGRMIFLQGSPELEEKNGIKLGRLSGISAHYVPNYLQKNRLPSWETNCIEDWETKVEKIVEETQNENMTVIAGIPSWVQMYFEKLNSKTGKKVGELFKEFQLFIYGGVNYEPYRAKFENLIGRKVDSIELFPASEGFFAYQNSQKEKGMLLLLDAGIFYEFVRADEFFDEQPKRLTIADVELDVDYAMVISTNAGLWAYNLGDTVRFISKDPYKIVVSGRIKHFISAFGEHVIAKEVEEALRLAVEQTDALVNEFTVAPQTDPEEGELPYHEWFIEFEREPSDQEKFASIIEESMKQQNSYYFDLIDGHILQPLKIRSISTNGFQDYMKSIGKLGGQNKVQRLANDRKVADGLQPFKIS, encoded by the coding sequence ATGTCCCTAAAAGCATTTGCAGCCAAAATATTTGCCAACCGGATAGCGAAAAAGACGAACAAGTGGGTAAACCGCCCGGTGCACACCCAGCAGAAAGTCTTTAACGAATTGGTAGCAAAGGGAAAACAGACCCTTTTTGGCAAGGACCATCACTTTGAGACCATCAATTCACATCAGGACTTTGTGGAACGCGTCCCGATCAGGGATTACGAAGACCTGAAAGGGTATGTTCAACAGATCATAGATGGCAAGACAGATGTGCTTTGGCCAGGCAAGCCCATTTATTTTGCCAAAACATCTGGCACCACCTCCGGTGCCAAATACATTCCTATCACCAAGCCGTCCATTAAAAATCAAGTAGAAGCCTCAAGGAATGCCATTTTGAATTATATCCATGAAACAGGGAACGCCGATTTTGTGGATGGGAGGATGATTTTTTTGCAGGGAAGTCCGGAGTTGGAGGAAAAAAACGGCATCAAATTAGGGCGCCTCTCGGGCATCTCGGCCCATTATGTGCCCAACTACCTTCAAAAAAACCGATTGCCCAGCTGGGAAACCAACTGTATCGAAGATTGGGAGACCAAGGTGGAAAAAATTGTTGAGGAGACTCAAAACGAGAATATGACCGTAATCGCAGGCATTCCCTCTTGGGTACAGATGTATTTTGAAAAGCTGAACTCCAAGACGGGAAAAAAAGTAGGGGAGCTGTTTAAGGAATTCCAACTTTTTATTTATGGCGGGGTGAATTACGAGCCTTACCGGGCCAAGTTTGAAAACTTGATTGGGAGAAAAGTGGACAGTATCGAACTCTTTCCCGCAAGCGAAGGATTTTTTGCCTATCAAAATTCACAAAAGGAAAAAGGGATGCTCTTGTTGCTCGATGCTGGTATTTTTTATGAGTTTGTAAGAGCCGACGAATTTTTTGATGAACAACCCAAGAGACTGACCATTGCGGATGTGGAATTGGATGTGGATTATGCCATGGTGATTTCTACCAATGCAGGGCTATGGGCCTACAATCTTGGCGATACCGTTCGGTTTATTTCAAAAGACCCCTATAAAATTGTGGTTTCTGGACGTATCAAACACTTTATCTCTGCCTTCGGGGAGCACGTAATCGCCAAGGAAGTGGAAGAAGCCTTACGATTGGCCGTGGAGCAGACCGATGCCCTTGTGAATGAATTTACCGTTGCCCCACAAACCGATCCCGAGGAAGGAGAGCTGCCCTATCACGAATGGTTTATCGAATTTGAGCGGGAGCCATCTGACCAAGAAAAGTTTGCTTCCATTATAGAAGAAAGCATGAAACAGCAGAACAGTTATTATTTTGATTTGATTGATGGCCATATTCTTCAACCCTTGAAAATAAGAAGCATCAGCACCAACGGCTTTCAAGATTATATGAAATCCATTGGAAAGCTTGGAGGTCAGAATAAGGTACAGCGCCTTGCGAACGACCGAAAAGTGGCCGATGGACTTCAGCCATTTAAAATTAGTTGA